ACCTATCCCACATCGTCAACAAGCAGAATATTCATTTATGAGCTCTTTCACCCTCTGTCTGCGCTGCATCTCGGCACGTGCCCAGCCCTCCCGCATGTTTACGCATTTCAGTTGCGCATCCCTAAAGAGCGTTCTTGCCAAAGATACCTGGACATCGATCGACCGATTGCTGGGTCCGCCTCCGAACTCCAAAGAGTCCCTGCACTCCTCAAGAGTCGCCGGCAACACATCAGCTAGGTGGCTGGCAAGCTCGCTTCGGCAGTTTGCTGAGCAGCCATCTTGAGAAAGGCGCGTTGCGATCTCCCCCACTTGTGTGTGGGCATCCCTAAATGGAACCCCTCGCGAGGACATTCGTTCGGCGGCGACGGTTGTCATTGCCAAGCCGTCTTCCAGGTTTTCCCGCATTGATGGCGCATTGAAGGACATGAACTTCAATATCAGCGATGTAAGCGTGATGGCCCGTTTGAGGGCATCCTCCGCAAGGTCGAGCGGGGAGCAGCCGTAATTGCTTGCTTCGATCGAGTTACTGAAAGGCGCTTTGCAGCTAGCCGCTGCCGCGGAAACGTAGGCGCCGAGCACTGTGCTTGCTGATCCCTTAATGTGTTCAAGCAGAAATGGGTTCCTCTTTTGAGGCAACATGGAAGAACCGCCGGCAAGATTGCGAGGAACGTCGATGAAGGCGAACTCACGCGTCGTCCAAACCTGCAGGTCCTGAGCCAAACGACTGAGCAAGATTGACACGCCAACAAAGAGTGAAAGGCCCTGTAGATGTAGATCTCGGCTCGCAACCGCATCAAGAGAGTTGAACGACGCCTGTTCGAATCCCAGAAGCGTAGCGGTTTTCATTGGATCTATCGGCATGCTGGTGCCACCGCCGGCTCCGGCCCCCATGGGGCAACTCCTGACCTCTTGAAGAAGTTTATGAAGCCGCTGGCGTTCGCGCCCGAGAGCGAAGAAGACCCCGAGCAGGTAGTGTCCCGGCGATCCTGGAAGTGCAATTTGGTATTGACTGTACAGTGGAGCTATAAGTCCCGACGCTTCTTCGACTCGCTGAAGCAGGACATCTTGTGCAATTCCTATTTGTTCCGACATGGAACACGCCGCTTCCCGAAGAGCCAGGATAGAAATGGTCGCGTTTAAGTCGTTTCGAGACCTCGCAAGGTGTAGCCAACCGGCCTTCTCCGGGCCTGCTCTGGCGGCAAGTTCGGCCTCATAGGCCAGATAGAGACCACGCGGAGCACTGCGGCCGTCCAAAGATTGAAAGCCCTCGTCCTGGAGGTTCAAGATGTGCTTGAGTAGACCGGCTGCGGCGGCTTGGCTGATCAAGCCCTGGTCTGCGAGCATCACCAGATGTGCCTCGTCTACGATAGACTGGTACCGCAGAAGGCGACCGTCACGCGAGATTTCGATAGCCGGAGCAAGCAACTTCATCGCTTCGGGATGTAGGTTCCACTTGCCCTGACTTGATCCGGCGACTTGCTTGTTGTCTGCTTCGCCAGCAGTCGTTTCGATATTAATCATCATGGAATCGATCATCAGTTCAGCTGCCGTGACAGCGGTATCGAGTTCATCGCCAACGCCTACTGCGTAGGCTACTCGGTCTCTGAAGTCGCCGTTGATCTGTAATTCCTCCCCCTCAGATTTCAGAAGACCCGCTTCGGGCACAGTTGCCTCTGGAGTTCGAGAAAAACCCAAGCGTTTTAGGTTCCCGGACTTGTGAGCAACTCGGAAACGGATAGCTCCCGCCCTTTTACTCGGTCGTGGGGGTGCAAACGCTTCACCGCCATAAAGCTCGATCACCATGTCCGGGATTGATGTGCCCAAGGCGTGCGAGAGCATAACTGGAATCATCCCTCCAGCCAGCCTGGGATTGACCTCAATAACGACGGGGCCGGAGTCCGATATCACGAACTCAACATGAGCCGGTCCGAAGTCCAATCCTAGAGCCGATACCGCGCCTGCGGCAAAAGAAGCCAGTTCATCCAAGGACGACTGCGGAAGAGGGGCCGGGAAGTCGTGCCCCACCTCTACAAAACAGGGAGGCGGCCCCTTGTGCTTGGCGATAATTCCAAGGCAATGTAGCGTCCCATCGTATGCAATCATTTCTGCAGAGTATTCCTTACCCTCTACGAATTGCTGAATGAGGATCTCGGGGCTGCGCAAATCCACTTGATCAAGCAGCACGTCGTGTGCACTTTCAAACGCCTTGACAACGGCTGCGGCACTGTCGCAAAGCCTTACACCGCTACTGCCGCTTCCGGAGACCGGCTTCACGACGACAGGGAAGATAGCTTGGGCAAGAATGTTCTCGACGTCTCTGAGGGAAGTGGCCAGCCGAGTTTCGGGAACCGAAATTGCTTGTCGCTGCAACTCGGTCACTTGCTTCCATTTGTTCCGGCACGTAGCTATGGCGTCCGGACGCGCTGCTGGTAACCCGATCGCCTTCGCGACTCTTGACGCTGTTTCCACAAAGTAGTCCGACGTCGAATACGTCCCTGCCAAACGTGTTAGCTTTGCGGCGACCCCAATGATTTCATCCGGATAACGCGTCTCAGCTTCTATTATTCTTGCGACGGATCCCTCAAGAAAGGGATAGCGGGCAGGATTACGCGTCACGAGATAAGGTTCAAAGCCTAGGACTCTTGCCCGTTTCATCAATAGCTCGCCAGTCCCTGTCGTGTTGCTTTCCACGAAGAGGAAACTACCTCGGTTCATCGAAACTCTCCAACTCGTTTAGGACAGCTTCCCGACTTCTCCGGTTCCAAAAATATCTGTTCCATGGCGGGAAAGCAGTCACGGGATGCTCCTCGCTAGCCGGAGCGTCCAGAAGAATACCCTGATCCGAAGATCCGTTCTGCTTGAGCCCCTCGTGATCGTAGACAGCTTCAACATAGCGATGGCCTTCATCAGGACATATGACGACCACGGTCTCCTTTGGAAACTGTCGAGCGCGCCAGTGCCCAACGACGTAGCTCGCCCCGGAGGTTGGACCGGCGAAAATGGCGTGCCGCTGGTGGAGGGCACGCGTTGCAGCAAATGCCAGCGATGCCGATATGAAATGCACCTCGTCATATAGTTCATGCTTGACATTCTTGGGGACAAGACTATTGCCTAATCCTCGCAGTTTTCTTTCGCCGTCCGGTTGGCAAAAAATGACGCTATTGAACGTGTCCACTCCGATCAGGCGGGCGGCCGGGGATTTTTGGCGGAGGCGCTCTATTGTTCCGCAAGTAGAGCCGCCTGATCCAACAGACCCCACTAACGTCACGGCGGCGCCGAGCATCTCCGAAATCTGGTCGGCGAAATCCTTGTAGGCTGCCGGATTGTCAGGTGTTTCATATTGACGAGGCCAGAAACATGAGTGGCCGAACTGTGTCATTCTAGCGTGCAATGCGTCGAGACGGCTCCTTTGATATCCACCCTCCCTCGCTTTTTCAGTCACTACGAAAACTTCCGCGCCCAGGGATCTCAACCTGGTTTCCAGTGCCCTATCCATCACTGGGTCTGTAAAAATCTCGAGCTGTAATCCGATTTCCCGGCAGACTACAGCCAATCCCAGGGCGAAGGTCCCGCTCGACGTCTCCAAAACTTTCGCGTCGGGCTTCAACGTCCTCCGATTCAACGCTTGTTCGAGAATATACTTCGCAGGCAGAAGCTTCATGAATGCGAATTGCGCAAGATAAAGATTTGTCCCACACCGAATAATGCGCGGTAGCGAATAGGCATCAGAATAGCTGGAGAATGGCAGGTGTTCTCGGTGCAAGTGTTCTCGGACGGTTCTCATACGACTGGTCATCAGTGTTAACTCATAGTCAGATATATTTTCGGCGAGTTATCAAAAGGCCTTACGTGGTCCACTACGGACCGAAGCTTCCGTGGGAAATCAGGTGCCATCCGATCAAGCATTATTCCGATCATCGTACCGCTGTGCGCCACTATAACTCCGAGCGCGCCGGTCTCCTCGGATGCTTTTAGAGTCGAAACTAGATGCTTCTTCGGAACCCGTTTCTGATGCAGGAGCGCACTTGCGGTAGCTATTTCGCCTACTGCAGCCACGTCGCCCTGCGGAATTGCAACCCGCGCTCGCTCGAGCAATTCGTGATACTGCGTTCTCTGATAAGCGGAGACTTCCCCTCGCCGTTGATCATAGTCGACTGTCTCGACCGTTCCTCCTTCATCGATACCGACGATAGCAAGGGGCGGCATTTGCCCGAGGAAGGAGAGAAGGCTGCATGATCGCTGTTGATATGCGACCGTGCCGGGGTACATCACTCCATCGGATGGCTCGATCTCCGCCATTAGCTTCTCGATCAACGATGTCCGGACCCTACGCTTGAAGCAGGAGGCGATTGACCGTGCAGTCGCAACAAGATCTGCGGACGAACTCGCCAGGCCTTTTCCTTCAGGGAGCTCAGATTGCAAAAGGAGGGTTCCTCCCGGGACACTGAGCGCAGTCACAAGGTTCTCAGCCAGTCGTTTTGCTTTGAACTTATGTTGCGGATAAACGGTTACAGATCGTGTGCCTGCAATCGGCATGAAGTGGGCCCGCGCAAACACCGCGATGGGCATCGTGATCAAGAAATGAGATTCACGGGAAAGATAGCCGATCGGCAATTGGCCTTGCAGCAACTCGCCGAATGTGCCGCAACAAAGAGCTTCACCCTCGCCAGAAGCAATACCAGGCTGCTGCCCATCCTCAACCACGAATTCGGCCGTATCTTCAGCGTCGAACGTCTGATGTTCCGTGTAGGGCCTCCAGACCTTGTCAGCGGCCGCTTTCACAAGTACTGTGGCGGTGGTGACGCTGGCCACGCTTCCTAGAGGGTCGATGGAACGGGTGGGATTCTCGATCGACATATCACTTCCTCACCGGGCTCATTGACATCTGAACTGCTGTGGGGAACGACACCCGGACGCCGAACCAGAATCGCGTTCCCGTGTACCGGGCCCAACTCCGCGACCGATATTCTTAGGATGGCCGATGAGGCTTTTTCGGTCTAGCTACCAGTTCGGGTAGGGCGTCGCAGATGCGATCCTAAAGCAGAATTCGCTAAGACTTACAACGCTTATAGCAACCGCCTCCTGACATGCATCCTTAATCATATGTTTTGGACTTGGATCACTGAACATAGCCAAAGCAAAAGCGCCGTTGTAATGAACTGGCACAGACACTCGAGCGGATCAACGTCAGTGGAGCTCCCTTGGAATCAGAATGAGATCATGAATGTCGGACCAAGCGTCAGGCGAGGTGCATAACTGGCGGTGTGGAGCACGTTCTGGCGCCCTCCAGTTTGCCAATTTTCAGCTGCGACGGATTCAAACCTGCCCGCATTCGCGTGCTCGCAACGCCCCCCGCGGCCTGAACGATCGCTTGCTCGCCTAGCCGCTCTGTCGATCGCTGGTAGCCAAAAAACTCATCGAGAGTTTCCACGCTGACGCGAAGACGAGCGATGACGAAATGCGGGCCAGCATACCCGGAGCCTTATGCCAAGACCGGTGGGCAGCTCTTTAAGCGCCTTCAGACGCTCAATCCGAGGAGGTGAGAAACCTCGCAGCAGACATTATTGTCAGGTTTGTCCAGCAACGGCATAGCGGTACCCGCCTGACTTGCTGCTGCATCCGGATTTAAATGACTGGCAGACAAGAAAAGATCTCCTTCCTTTAAAATTGGCACAACTTTTGAACTGCTCGCAGGAGTGACGACGATCCGCAGCCCTTGAAACGAAGGAAGGAAAGCAGGATGTCAGCTCTGCGTAGACCCACTAATGTCATCGAGAAAAATCTTGATCTCTCTCTAAGAGAAAAAGAGTGTATTTTGTGGGTGGCACGAGGAAAATCGTCCTGGGACATAGGAGTTATTATGAGCATATCTGAAAACACTGTAAACTTTCATATAAAAAACGTAATGCGAAAGTTAGATGCTGCCAGCAGAACCGTTGCCGCTATCAAGGCAATAAACCTCGGACTCATCGAGTTGTAAGATCCGCGATCTTCGAGCTTAGCCACGATCCGCCTTTTCGGCGTGCCACATTTGCGCACTTGCGGGGTGCAATTCATGTGATTCGAACGCACGTGTGGTGCGATCTTCTTGAAATCCGGCATTTCAAAGCGGTGCTGCATTTATTGCACTTGCGTTTTAATGTAAGGGCGACGAGCTCCGACCTTTCCTTCCCTGCCCGAGGTCGCGAGATATGCTCCTCCCTCGGCAGGAGCGGAACGGATTGATCAGAGATCGCGCTGAAGCCGTGCTCGGAAGTCCCTTTTAATGCCTGATGGTCTCTTTCATCACGGCCACGATCGCGGAGGACTCCTCTCTGCTAACGAGATGTATGTCAACCAACACTGTATTTGTCGGACCCGCTTCACTATTGCACTCTCATGTAACATGTCGACAATTATGAATATATTTTCTGCGATCCGTTCTGCATCGTTGGCACCCGCGTTGCATTGAACATGAGTCGTTCCGATCGGTTTGCGCCGAGGCTCAGGGCGACTCAGAAGGGACCATGCCACATGCTTGCAATGTATGGGACCTTGTGATGGGCTGTGCGATCTCAACCGAAAACAAATCCTACTCTCGGTAGCAATACAATGGTTCGATGGCCAAGCAAGCCCCGCGCCCGAGGCATCCGCAGTATTCGCGTTTCAAGAAGGGGGCCGATAATCATTGGCTTAGACGATATCTCAAATTCGGTGCTTCAACCGGACCGGAGCCAAATTGCATCTGCACGGAGGCGCACGTCCTCACGCCGACACAGTGTTTGAAAGACGGCAGGTTCCTCGGGAAGGAGGACGCGCATTACTGGATTTTGCGAGTGCTCAAAAAGCCAGCGGAACAGCGACTATGACCTGCTCGCTTCAGCCGGCAGCTTGAGCGTGTTCAGCACTTCTATCCATAGATCGATAAAGCGGGTGGTTTCCGAGGCCCCCGGAAGGCGCCACGATCAGCCCCCACAGCGCCCTGCGCAGCTCTCGGGCCATTCCGCGGTATCTACCCACGAGATTCGACTCATTATCTGCAGCAGATCGGAGACTTCGGCGAGCCGCAGCGCACCGGGCGGCGGTACGCGCAGGGTGGTGAGCGCGCCGCGGCCTCGCATTGGCCAGTGCAGTTATGACTGGGCTGCAAGGTCGGTGGCCATGCGAATAACTCCTGAGGAGGTTGCCTCCGTTGGCTGGACTTAAGTGGACCGGGGCCCATGGAAGGCGGTCAAACACGAAATGGGACTGTGTTATTAGTCACATGTGCCGAGCGTCAGCCATTTAAGAATGTATTGCTATAACTGTTGACCGCCGGCGCGCCGCCGAGATGCACGTAGAGGACCTTCGATCCCTCCGCAAAGAAGCCTTTCTGGACGAGGTCGATTATTGCGTGCATGGATTTGCCCTCATAGACCGGGTCCGTAATTATCCCTTCGAGCCGGGCACACAGGCGAATGGCGTCTTTCGTACCGTCGGACGGAATGCCATAACATGGGTACGCGTACTGCTCGAACAATCTCACATCATCGTCCGCGATTTCCATGCCGAGATCGATGAGTTTTGCCGTGTGGCGAGCAATCTGGAGCACCTGCGCCTTGGTCTGGTTGGGGGTAGCGGAGGCATCGATACCAATCACGTTTCGCTGTCGCCCGTCCTTGGCGAAGCCAACGACCATGCCCGCGTGCGTTGAACCCGTCACCGTGCAAACCACGACATAGTTGAAGGCAAATCCAAGTCGCTTCTCCTGTGCGCGCACTTCCTCCGCGAACCCGACGTAACCCAGCCCACCATACTTGTGAACAGATGCCCCGGCCGGAATCGCATAGGGTCTGTCTCCCCTTTGCTTCACCTCGGCGAACGCCTGTTCCCAACTGCGGCGGATGCCGATGTCAAAGCCCTCATCGACCAAGCGTACCTCTGCTCCCATGATCCGGCTCAATAGAATGTTGCCGATGCGGTCATATAGGGCATCCTCATGTGGTACCCAGCTCTCCTGCACCAGGACGCATTTCATGCCGATCTTAGCCGCGACCGCGGCGACCATACGCGTATGGTTCGACTGCACGCCGCCGATCGAGACAAGCGTATCGGACTTCGACGCAATCGCGTCGGGGATGATGTATTCGAGTTTGCGGAGCTTGTTCCCGCCTAACGCGAGTCCGGAGTTGCAGTCTTCGCGTTTGGCGTAGATTTCCACCTTTCCGCCTAAATGCTTGCCAAGGCGGTCGAGCTTCTCGATCGGTGTAGGCCCAAAGGTAAGCGGGTAGCGTTCGAATTTTTCCAGCATGTTCTCTCCAATGAGACGTAATTGAGCTGAAGCCAGCTATGCACGACGCCCGCTAAGACGCGTCTTTCTAATTTTAAGTCGACTGCTCTCTTTCGCCCCTGCTGGTTAGTTTCCAACGAAGTCTATGTCATCGAGACAATAACCACATCCTCGCGTTCTCCGTTGAAACAAGCGCCTACGGACCTGCATCCCCCTCGGTTGGAACGACCTGAAACTGGTCGCCTCGTGGAATATCGATGTCCGCCCGAGGAGTGGCGACGTGCTATGCGTGGGACCCAAGCGCGGAAGGGTTCATTCATCATTCTCATGAGACTCGTGCAATCATTAGCGAAACTTCTTGCGAGGCTTCTCGGTTTGGCAAACTCTCTGAATGCGGCAAGACCGCCAGATTAGAAAGAGGACACCTCCGAAATAACTTATCTGAAGAAGCAGCCAACCAGCCAACGTTGCGACGATTACCTGGCGAATGGAATGCGAGAAGAAATAGGCCGTCAGAGCATTACTGCAAAGGAACAGTGCCAGGACAATACAGAAGAGTCTAAGGGGCAACGCCGTTCTCCTGGTTGCCATCAGGCAGCAATCTTGTCAGCCGCAACATGGGTCTGACAGTTCTTCGGGCAGACGCGGGCGCAGGCTCCACATCCGATGCAACGGCCGGCCTGGTCGACGACCATGATCATGCGATTGAGCTCGCCATCGAAGTCATCGTCCTCGTCGTCGCAGATGCCAAGGACTTCACCCGCGTCATCGACGCCGTAAAGGTGCATGACCTCGCGCGAGCAGACCTTGAAGCAGCGGCCGCAGCCGATGCAGGTCGTGCCATCGATAGCAGTCAGATATTCGGGCATCCAGTTCGAGCCGTCGCGGGTAAGGAAAGGGCTCGTCATCATGAGTCCTCCAGCGCACTGAGCTCTCTTTTCGCTGAGTCCAGGTGGGCAAAAGCATCGAACGTCTTCTCGGCGACCACCTTGATCTCGCGCCAGTTGACTGGGAGGTCCTCGGCAAGATCGTGTAGTTCCATCTTCGCAGTTCCGGCTCGCGACTGCAGTTTGCGAACTTTTTTCCTGAGTTCCTCAACATCCGACATGATCTTCTTCCTCGGGTCAGGCCCGTGCCGCGTCGGGATAGGCTTCGATGGTCGCTATGGCATCATCGACCAGTTTCGAACCCGCCTTTGCGAGTTTGCCGAGTGTGTCGAAGCCGAACCGATGGACATCGCGCAGGGTCTTCGAAAGAACCACCAATCGCCCGGTCGTGAGAACAACGCGACCGAAGCCCTCAGGGCTCATCATCATGGTCGACGATGCAAGCAGCCCGGAGCGCTCCTCGATCGCAAGAGCCGCGCAGGTGTAGAAAATCTGGAGCCTCCACAGCACGTCTGGATCGGGATCGCCGATGATCGGGATCTCACGGCGCTGCTCCTTCGTGACGATGAAGTCTGCGAGCAGGTCGGCGTCGGATTTATCCTCCCACATTCCGTAGGTGTCCTGGGCGCGGATCAGGCGTATGAGGCTTTTGAGGAAAGGCGTGGCAAGGGCCTTCTCGTCCGCCTCGACGGCATGGATGACCGGGGTAACCGACGGTGATCTCATCGTTCAGTCCTCGTCCTCGAAGGATTGCTTTTTGGCGGCGCCCGCTTCCATCAGCACCCTGCGCAGCCAGGGTGGAGGACCCGTCCTGAGCATGGTCTGGGTGCGGGTTAATACGTCTTCAATGGACTGGTTTTGCGGCACTTTGATCGGATGGATTCTTGCCGAAACAAGCTTTGCTGCGGAGGGCCCGCCGATTGCCAGACAGAATAGGAGATGACACCCCTTCAAGGCCTCCACCTTCGGAGTGATGCGGTCATCGCCCTCGCTCCGGTGCTTGCCGCTCTCGTCCGAAACATCTTCAAAGGCGACAGCTTCCACGAAATTCCAACCATCGGACGTCACCTCGTAGACGGCGAAGCACTTCGCCGATCCGAAATGGGCATTGAGGCTCTTCATATCCTGCGTGGCAATCGCTACCCGCAAGGAACCTGTTTCCCCTTTTGGCCCCTGTGGGCGAACCGCGTCAGTGACGAGAGAAAGTCGGCGGGCGGCTGTCATCTGGCATTTCCCGGTTGCGGAACGGATCGAGTGATCGAGGCGTCGGCATGTGCTGATTCGCCTGGAAGATGTTGGCGACATCGAAGATCAGGTCGCGTGTCCCCTGATAGAGGGTCGTGAGCTTGTGCTGGCTGCCCAGTCGGTCGAAGATCGGGAACCCCACGCGCATAATCGGAATGCCCAGGCGCTCGGCCGCCTGGCGTCCGTGCGAATGGGTGACAAGCAGATCAGCGCCTCCGGCAAGACCTTCCAGATCGCCAAGATCACCGACCTGGACCTGTTTGGCAGGCACTTTCTCAAGAATGTTCGAGGTGCCGGTTGTCGTGACGGCCGCTGAAATTTCTGCGCCCATGCCGGTAAAGAAGATGGCAAGCTGGTAAAGCTGGTCGGGCTCGGCGGCGATGGCAATTTTCTTGCCGCCGAAATGAAAATGCCCGTCGAGCAAGGCGTCCTGCAGCTGTGCGCGGCGACGACGGATTTTCGCTGGCGCCGGCGCACCGGAAAGGGCAGAAAGCAGGGAGACGAAACGGTCTGTGTCCTTCAATCCTGTGAGCGACTGGAACAATGCGTAAGGCACTCCGGTCAGTCTCTCCAGCACCTCCGCCGGACGGCGCATATGCTCGCCGATTGCGATGCATTGCACAGCCGTGCCAAGCTCCTGAATATCCTTGACGGCCGTGCCGCCATAGGTGGTCGGCACCCAACGGTCGTCAGGTACCGTACCGTCGAGCGAGCCGGAAAGGTCGGGCAAAATCACCGCCTTGAGCCCGAAGCTTTCCACCGTCTCGCGCACATGCTCGATGTCAGCGACCGTGAGGTTCCAGCCTGGCAGAATCGCGATCTTCTTGCCCTGCCTTGCCTGCTCACCGCGCAGCGTAATCCTTTGGATCATGGCGGTGACAGCCTTGGCCCAGCCCTCCTCGATCGCTCCCTCGAAATCCGGCGTGTTTGCCAGCACGATCTCGGTGCCTGCGAGTTCTTTCGCGCGCATCATCTTGATGTTTGCGAGATCCCTTGCAAAATCCTCGCCACGTGTTTCCACCAACGCAGTGGTACAAACCCCGATTAGTTCCGGGTTCGTGCGCGTCTTCAGATTGAGGATCGCCTCTTCCAGATGGTCCATGCCGCCTAGGATCGTCGCCACCTCGTCCATCGCCGTCGTCTGCAACGGGACGGCTTCCTTGAAGTGCCTCACGAGGAGGACCAGGGCGAAGCTGGTGCAGCCCTGGCTGCCATGGAACAAGGGCACCGCATCATTGACTCCCAGAAAGGCGAGCGCGGCACCCAGCGGCTGCGAGGACTTTAGCGGATTGACCGCCACCGATTTGGTTTGGGGAAGGATGCGGGTCATCGGCTCACCTCAGCGCTTGCCGAAGCCGTCGGCTGTTGTAGGGATGCTCTTTCACAGTCGTGGAGTGGCTCGGGTCCGCTCTGTGTGCTAGGCAGTTCTTCCTCCAGGGCAGGTTGGTATTCCCATGGTGCCGGCTCCAGCACCTGGCGCCAGATCGGATTGTGAATGGCAAGGTCGATCTGACGTACGAGTTCCACCATGCCGTCATAGCCGGCATAGGGGTGGTGACGTTCCTGGTTGATATCGAGCCAAGGAGTCTTCGCCTTCAGCGCGATGAATTGCGTACGCCCGCCCGAGAGCATGATGTCGGCCTTGCCTTCTGAAAGCAGGTCGTAAAGCTCGCGCGCAGACATCGACTCGAACATGTGGTTCTCGTCCTCAAGGATCTGCTTGATGCGCTCCTTGTCCTCGATGGTCGATTTCTTGACGGAGGTGCCGACGATCTCGACGCCGATCTCCGTCAGCGCATGGACGACCGACCAGGACTTTACCCCGCCGGTATTGAGCAGCACGCGCTTGCCTTCAAGCCTCGGCCGATACGCCTCAAGCTTCCTCCACGCAATCGCCTCCTCCTTCTCGATCAGGGTTTCCGTGCGCTGGATCAGCTCCGGATCGGCCCCCTTGTTCACAAGCAGCTTGGCGATTTGCCGGAGTGCTTCCGATGTGTCGGTGATGCCGTAGAACGAGCCCTCGAAGAAAGGGATGTCCCAGCGCTCCTCCATCTTGCGGGCAAGATTGATGAGCGCCGTCGAGCACACCAACATGGCCGCCCGGGCACGGTGCGCGGAGGCCACGTCGAGGTAGCGCGCGTCACCCGGAATGCAGGCGCGCACGCGAATGCCGAGACGGTCAAGGAGCGGCTTCACCAGCCAGAACTCGCCGGAAAGGTTGAACTCACCCAGGATATTGATGTCGTGAGGCCCTATATCGTCGGGCTCGACCGTGCCGATGACATGATCAAGCAAGGCCTCGCCGGCAAGCTTGTTGCCGAGGTTTTTGGAGCCGACGAAGCCTGGCGCGTTGACTGGCACCACCGGCAAGCCGAACTTTTCCGCCGCGCGCTTGCAGACCGCCTCGATGTCGTCACCGATCAGTGCCGTCACGCAAGTCGAATAGACGAAGATCGCCGGCGGAGCATACTTTTCCTTGATCTCGCGGATCGCCTTGAAAAGCTTCCGCTCCCCCTGCCCCATCACCACGTCGAGCTCGGTGAGGTCTGTCGTGAAGCTGGTGCGCCATAGCGTTTGCCCCGACGACGCCGCGCCGCGGTTGTCCCAGGAATTGCCCTCGCAGGCAAGCGGTGCATGGATCAGGTGCGCCACGTCGGTGATCGGCTGCAGCACGATCTTGGCCCCGTCGAAAGCGCAGCCGCCGGCTGCCGCCCCGGGGGTCAGCGGCTTCGAGCAGCCTTTCTGGCGCGCCTTTGCATCCTTGCTGCGGTTCTTCTCGCAGGCGGGCTCGTCGAAGACATCATTGATTTTAACGGTGAGCGGTGACATTGCGCCGGTTTCTTAACTCCATTGGGGAAGACGGCCGGCCTTGAGCGAAGGCCAGCCGCCGCTGTTAGCGGGTCAGGTCGAAAGAATAGTCCGTCACACCCGTCTCGCTCGTCTCGCGATCGAGCTTGTCGAAGATCTTGTCGAGGATTGCCGTCAAGACGCGTAGGCCCCCTTGGTAGCCCATGAGAGGGAAGCGATGATGATGGTGCCGGTCGAAGATCGGGAACATCAGCCGGATCAGCGGCGTGCCGGTGTCACGCTCCAGGTATTTGCCGTAGGAATTGCCGATCAGCAGGTCCACCGGCTCTGTAAAGAGCAGCGAGCGCATCGCCCAGAGGTCCTTGCCCGCCCAGACCTGCGCATCCTTGCCGAAGGGCGAGGATTGAAGCAGTTCC
The sequence above is drawn from the Sinorhizobium fredii genome and encodes:
- the nifX gene encoding nitrogen fixation protein NifX, which gives rise to MTAARRLSLVTDAVRPQGPKGETGSLRVAIATQDMKSLNAHFGSAKCFAVYEVTSDGWNFVEAVAFEDVSDESGKHRSEGDDRITPKVEALKGCHLLFCLAIGGPSAAKLVSARIHPIKVPQNQSIEDVLTRTQTMLRTGPPPWLRRVLMEAGAAKKQSFEDED
- the nifN gene encoding nitrogenase iron-molybdenum cofactor biosynthesis protein NifN, whose amino-acid sequence is MTRILPQTKSVAVNPLKSSQPLGAALAFLGVNDAVPLFHGSQGCTSFALVLLVRHFKEAVPLQTTAMDEVATILGGMDHLEEAILNLKTRTNPELIGVCTTALVETRGEDFARDLANIKMMRAKELAGTEIVLANTPDFEGAIEEGWAKAVTAMIQRITLRGEQARQGKKIAILPGWNLTVADIEHVRETVESFGLKAVILPDLSGSLDGTVPDDRWVPTTYGGTAVKDIQELGTAVQCIAIGEHMRRPAEVLERLTGVPYALFQSLTGLKDTDRFVSLLSALSGAPAPAKIRRRRAQLQDALLDGHFHFGGKKIAIAAEPDQLYQLAIFFTGMGAEISAAVTTTGTSNILEKVPAKQVQVGDLGDLEGLAGGADLLVTHSHGRQAAERLGIPIMRVGFPIFDRLGSQHKLTTLYQGTRDLIFDVANIFQANQHMPTPRSLDPFRNREMPDDSRPPTFSRH
- the nifE gene encoding nitrogenase iron-molybdenum cofactor biosynthesis protein NifE: MSPLTVKINDVFDEPACEKNRSKDAKARQKGCSKPLTPGAAAGGCAFDGAKIVLQPITDVAHLIHAPLACEGNSWDNRGAASSGQTLWRTSFTTDLTELDVVMGQGERKLFKAIREIKEKYAPPAIFVYSTCVTALIGDDIEAVCKRAAEKFGLPVVPVNAPGFVGSKNLGNKLAGEALLDHVIGTVEPDDIGPHDINILGEFNLSGEFWLVKPLLDRLGIRVRACIPGDARYLDVASAHRARAAMLVCSTALINLARKMEERWDIPFFEGSFYGITDTSEALRQIAKLLVNKGADPELIQRTETLIEKEEAIAWRKLEAYRPRLEGKRVLLNTGGVKSWSVVHALTEIGVEIVGTSVKKSTIEDKERIKQILEDENHMFESMSARELYDLLSEGKADIMLSGGRTQFIALKAKTPWLDINQERHHPYAGYDGMVELVRQIDLAIHNPIWRQVLEPAPWEYQPALEEELPSTQSGPEPLHDCERASLQQPTASASAEVSR